A window of the Candida orthopsilosis Co 90-125, chromosome 1 draft sequence genome harbors these coding sequences:
- a CDS encoding Cog6 protein (S. cerevisiae homolog COG6 has role intra-Golgi vesicle-mediated transport and localizes to Golgi complex), which yields MDFVEFDSFNTDDKDVNLPQPQPALSLPIASNLENLSKKFSGFSLSRKLTLTKNDNTMNNPQSQENDVMDKYAKLSLSLLKGEEISSSPVIINQNVTGSLSTRLSRVFNGSISDARMRDIFTSLEDKLDHNVECYQELVEPGFMGTVSRKKLKGRIEQELIKNQTTILKEYQPIVKQLKHMEAKLKKLNELNTQTNDRLQKNFQFSHEFNTTVNKLYEEKQLIGIKKDLLEAFKKKFTLNEYEEYVLVQGDLNDEFFTAMRKAESIVDNCSILLAEDNPQLGLKIMSKTNAVISKAIERSVHYCHRTLDNLYSLNSKSRLITLHKCFQVLRDKDRFDEIIDKFSESRSKDLLHEFYNQVQGQVESPPNERGPGARSATSSSTDIRPLFLSAHDPVRFVGDFLAYIHSIAVNESETITNIFTMGDDNDHQFDSIIQNVTNKILRALSKPIKSRIEQIISAETKFLTIFQIFNLVELYSMMFGKQLHQSDDLVSTMRVLVCACQDRIFTIVSNKIATISSSNSARLELNLDLQPPEWIIDFYSEILPMIDQVASDTILHLSQEENDRFLALIINQPIKVFTEHVQDNKIFTKRDSYIIRFNFLDLIQSKIMPISLLSDKVLELNDLNNDLIAKLTDLELTSLLQNCGLYDYYNIINMICPFSDDFFEPSIYEPIKENKLYSMENLQKVDTTLQEYVPNAMIEIQQSLLRLNSPVTVTDVVNNVFLEFVKFVEKLDSINREYLEFNFTWSDFELATMLGIDEVYVTYKQNLNSIEQ from the coding sequence ATGGATTTCGTGGAATTCGACTCATTCAACACAGACGATAAAGATGTTAACCTACCTCAACCACAACCGGCATTGTCACTACCTATAGCATCAAATTTGGAGAATTTGAGCAAAAAGTTTTCTGGTTTTAGTCTATCGAGGAAGTTAACCTTGACCAAGAATGACAACACTATGAATAATCCACAGTCACAGGAAAATGATGTCATGGACAAATATGCCAAACTCTCATTGAGTCTTTTGAAGGGTGAAGAGATCCTGAGCAGCCCAGTCATAATTAATCAAAATGTCACCGGTTCATTGAGCACGCGTTTGTCGAGAGTTTTCAATGGATCAATCAGTGATGCACGAATGAGAGATATATTCACAAGTCTTGAAGATAAGTTAGATCATAATGTGGAATGTTACCAAGAGCTAGTTGAACCGGGGTTCATGGGCACAGTATCaagaaaaaagttgaaaggtcgtattgaacaagaattgatcaaaaaccAGACAaccattttgaaagaataCCAACCAATAGTGAAACAGTTGAAACATATGGAGGCTAAACTAAAGAAGCTAAATGAGCTAAACACCCAGACGAATGACCGGTTACAgaaaaactttcaatttctgcATGAGTTCAACACCACAGTCAATAAACTATACGAGGAGAAGCAATTGATCGGAATCAAGAAGGACCTCTTAGAAGcattcaagaaaaagttCACTTTAAACGAATACGAAGAGTATGTGCTAGTACAAGGAGACTTGAATGATGAGTTTTTCACCGCAATGAGGAAAGCAGAAagcattgttgataattgcTCGATTTTATTGGCTGAGGATAACCCTCAATTGGGATTGAAAATCATGTCAAAGACAAATGCCGTCATTAGTAAGGCTATAGAGCGATCAGTACACTACTGTCACAGAACATTAGATAATTTATACTCACTCAATTCGAAAAGTCGATTGATAACGTTACACAAATGTTTTCAAGTCCTTAGAGACAAGGATcgttttgatgaaattatcGACAAGTTCAGCGAGTCAAGGTCAAAAGATTTACTACACGAATTTTATAATCAAGTTCAAGGACAAGTTGAATCTCCACCGAATGAACGAGGACCCGGTGCAAGAAGTGCAACATCGAGCAGTACTGATATCAGACCATTATTCTTGTCAGCACATGATCCCGTCCGATTTGTTGGTGACTTTCTCGCTTATATTCACTCTATTGCTGTCAATGAATCAGaaacaattacaaataTTTTCACCATGGGCGATGATAATGaccatcaatttgatagCATTATACAAAACGTCACAAACAAGATTTTAAGGGCCTTGTCAAAGCcaataaaatcaagaattgaacaaatcatATCAGCAGAGACCAAGTTCCttacaatttttcagaTATTCAATTTAGTTGAACTTTACTCCATGATGTTTGGTAAACAACTACACCAATCGGATGATCTAGTTTCGACAATGAGGGTGCTAGTTTGTGCATGTCAAGATCGAATATTTAccattgtttcaaataaaattgcCACAATTTCTTCGAGCAATCTGGCAAGGTTGGAGTTGAACCTAGATTTGCAGCCGCCGGAATGGATCATTGATTTCTATTCGGAAATTTTACCCATGATTGATCAAGTCGCTAGTGATACTATACTTCATTTGTCGCAAGAAGAAAACGACCGATTTCTAGCTTTAATCATTAATCAACCCATCAAGGTGTTTACTGAACATGTACAAgataataaaattttcaccaaaCGAGATTCCTACATTATACggttcaattttttggaTTTAATTCAATCTAAAATTATGCCAATCTCGTTGTTATCGGATAAAGTTTTAGAACtcaatgatttgaacaatgatTTGATCGCCAAACTAACCGATTTAGAGCTTACAAGTTTACTACAAAATTGTGGGTTATATGATTACTACAACATCATTAATATGATTTGTCCATTTTCGGATGATTTCTTTGAACCTTCAATTTATGAACCAATAAAGGAGAATAAGCTATACAGCATGgaaaatttacaaaaagtGGATACAACTTTGCAAGAGTATGTGCCCAACGCAATGATTGAAATTCAGCAACTGTTGCTTCGATTGAATTCGCCGGTAACTGTCACGGACGTGGTGAACAATGtatttttggaatttgtcaaatttgttgaaaagctAGATTCAATCAACAGAGAATATCTAGAGTTTAACTTTACGTGGTCGGATTTTGAATTGGCAACAATGTTGGGAATTGACGAGGTCTATGTAACGTATAAGCAAAATCTTAACTCCATAGAACAATAA